One segment of Saprospiraceae bacterium DNA contains the following:
- a CDS encoding glutathione peroxidase — protein sequence MRKMLWILAAALLLLGAAAFTYNSIRSKTLARPMQTTVADSTKTSFYSFTVNSLDGQPVSFEQFRGKKIIVLNTASECGYTPQYADWEKFYAESKDQVVVLGFPCNDFGGQEPGSAEDIKSFCQKNYGVTFPMFEKVAVKGADKSPVYQWLTDPAQNGWNSQEPSWNFCKYVLDEQGNLTHFFASKIKPSSEEFLKAMGM from the coding sequence ATGCGCAAAATGCTTTGGATACTCGCAGCCGCGCTGTTGCTTCTTGGCGCAGCCGCCTTCACCTACAACTCCATTCGCAGCAAAACCCTCGCCCGTCCCATGCAAACAACCGTTGCAGATTCTACCAAAACTTCTTTCTACAGTTTCACCGTCAACTCGTTGGACGGTCAGCCCGTCTCCTTCGAGCAATTTCGCGGAAAAAAAATTATTGTGCTGAACACAGCCTCCGAGTGCGGCTACACGCCTCAGTACGCCGATTGGGAGAAATTTTATGCCGAAAGCAAAGACCAAGTCGTGGTGCTGGGTTTCCCATGCAACGACTTTGGCGGTCAGGAACCCGGCTCGGCGGAGGACATCAAAAGTTTCTGTCAAAAAAACTATGGGGTGACGTTCCCGATGTTTGAAAAAGTAGCAGTGAAAGGCGCGGACAAATCGCCCGTCTATCAGTGGCTGACCGACCCCGCGCAAAACGGCTGGAACAGCCAGGAGCCGTCGTGGAACTTTTGCAAATACGTCCTCGATGAGCAGGGCAATCTCACCCATTTTTTCGCTTCCAAAATAAAGCCCAGTAGCGAGGAATTTCTGAAAGCCATGGGGATGTGA
- a CDS encoding pirin family protein yields the protein MPVRIIPKEQQGYGAFNGGEIVENKPIGFPQDHSSVRPYSNLFYWAHAKAVTDSTIGLHPHQGFEICSFVLKGEIRHYDTKLKEWRPLKAGDVQIIRAGNGISHSEFLAKDGEIFQIWFDPDLSKTLEKPATYDDYKSADFPVKTVNDATVKTLVGAGSPFRMDTPGVEVLQIEMENGSYSLPAEKGKIYSAYVIEGEALFNGEDAKESDFVQITDASNIELQTLSGAKVFIIASPENPGYRTYGQLRRVG from the coding sequence ATGCCTGTCCGAATCATTCCGAAAGAACAACAAGGCTACGGCGCTTTCAATGGCGGCGAGATTGTTGAGAACAAACCCATTGGCTTCCCGCAAGACCATTCGAGTGTGCGGCCTTATTCCAACCTTTTTTATTGGGCGCACGCAAAAGCCGTGACCGACAGCACCATCGGGCTGCACCCGCACCAGGGTTTCGAAATCTGTTCCTTTGTCCTGAAAGGCGAAATCCGCCACTACGACACCAAACTGAAAGAATGGCGACCTTTGAAAGCAGGCGATGTGCAAATCATCCGAGCCGGTAACGGCATCAGTCATTCTGAATTTCTTGCCAAAGACGGCGAGATTTTCCAAATCTGGTTCGACCCAGATTTGAGCAAAACCCTCGAAAAACCCGCCACCTACGATGACTACAAATCTGCTGATTTTCCAGTGAAAACGGTGAACGACGCGACGGTAAAAACGCTCGTCGGCGCTGGCAGCCCGTTTCGCATGGACACGCCGGGCGTAGAGGTTCTTCAAATTGAAATGGAAAACGGCTCCTATTCACTGCCTGCCGAAAAAGGGAAAATCTACTCGGCCTACGTCATTGAAGGCGAGGCTTTGTTCAACGGTGAGGATGCCAAAGAGTCGGATTTTGTGCAAATCACGGATGCTTCGAACATCGAACTTCAGACCCTCTCAGGTGCCAAAGTCTTCATCATCGCTTCGCCCGAAAACCCCGGCTACCGGACGTATGGGCAGTTGAGGAGAGTAGGGTAA
- the mtgA gene encoding monofunctional biosynthetic peptidoglycan transglycosylase yields the protein MNFIARMLRRWYRSIPRDESGKLLWGKYFRRLLLRLTLWFFGLTIGFTLLYAVVPVPLTPLMLIRCWEQAWDGDRSVRLRHQWVPLDALSPHLQLAVVCSEDQYFLEHTGFDFQAIEKAYTHNKTHKRKRGASTISQQTAKNVFLWPKRSWLRKGLEVYFTFLIETLWSKQRIMTVYLNSIEFGDGIYGAEAAAKYFFGKNAAQLNRQESALLAAVLPNPIVRKVEKPSAEVRERQLWVLGQMRMWGGKIDYEEPNTPKKPGNK from the coding sequence GTGAATTTCATTGCCCGAATGCTCCGACGCTGGTACCGCTCCATCCCTCGAGATGAAAGCGGCAAACTCCTGTGGGGCAAATACTTCCGACGCTTGTTGCTCCGGCTGACGCTGTGGTTTTTCGGCCTCACTATTGGATTCACGCTGCTCTACGCCGTCGTGCCGGTGCCGCTCACGCCCTTGATGCTTATTCGATGCTGGGAACAAGCTTGGGACGGCGACCGCAGCGTGCGCCTGCGCCACCAATGGGTTCCGCTCGATGCGCTATCGCCCCATCTCCAGCTCGCCGTTGTTTGCTCTGAAGACCAGTATTTTCTTGAACACACGGGTTTTGACTTTCAAGCAATCGAAAAAGCGTACACCCACAATAAAACCCACAAACGCAAGCGCGGCGCTAGCACCATAAGCCAACAAACAGCCAAAAACGTGTTCCTCTGGCCCAAACGCTCTTGGCTGCGAAAGGGATTGGAAGTGTATTTCACTTTCCTCATAGAGACCTTGTGGAGCAAACAACGCATCATGACCGTGTATCTCAACAGTATTGAATTCGGCGATGGCATCTACGGCGCGGAGGCTGCGGCCAAATATTTTTTTGGTAAAAATGCCGCACAACTCAACCGCCAAGAATCCGCCCTGCTCGCAGCCGTGCTGCCCAACCCTATTGTCAGAAAGGTGGAAAAACCTTCCGCGGAAGTGCGCGAGCGTCAGCTTTGGGTGCTTGGGCAAATGCGTATGTGGGGCGGCAAAATTGACTACGAAGAACCCAACACGCCCAAAAAACCGGGAAACAAATAG